The sequence CGCGACCGCCGCCGAGCAGATCGAAGACCCCGACGGGCAGATCACCGAAACCCGCCTCGCCGGCTACATCGCCAAATACGCCACCACCAGCCCTGTTTTGCACTGCGCGTTCCTTTCATCGGGGTGTGTCGAATAGTCCAGGTTGGTCGGGTTTGACCTGGATACGCAGCCCTTTGCGGCGGCCGCGGTTCACGTGGATGGCGGCGAGTTCGCCGCGTTGGACCTTGTGCAACACCGTCTGGCGGGCCACTCCGAGGGCCTCGGCGGCTTGATCGAGCGATAGCCAGCCCTCGGGGGCTTCGGGCCGGACGCGGTCGCGCAGGGCCTGATCGATGCGGATGCGCCAAGGCGCGTGAGGAGTGAGCTGCTCTCCGACGATGAACCCGTCGCGCAGCCACCGGTAGAGCGTCACCCGGGAGACCCCGAGCATCTTCTCGGCGGCGGAGATGCTGACCACAACGACATCCTCACCGCTGGCCCCGACATCCTTGCTGCCAGTGGCCGGCTGGTAGGCGGGAATCCCGCGAGAGACCCGCAACGACTTGACCCGGGTCTGGGTCCAGCTCAGCCCAGTGGAGGTGCGCCGGCCCTGTTTGGCCAGGATCGCCGCGATGCTGCGGTCGTCGTAGTCGGAGGTCAGACGCTGGACGAGTGCGATGGTGTCCTCGCTGGTGGTGCGGGTGTGTTGCCCGGTTCTGGTCATCGGCATGGCGACCTCGGTGACCGCGCCGCCCTGCCAGATGATCCGCAAGTTGGCGATGTGGGTCTCGCGGTGCACGGTCAGGCCGATCTCGGCGATGACCGCGCGCAGCAACTGTTTGCGCTCGATGCTGGTGGTGCTGGGCGCGTCGAAGATCGCGCGCACGTCCGCGCCGGCACGGGAAAGCCAGGCAAGCTCGGTGTCGGTGAGCGCGACCGGACGGCGGGCCTGCTGGGTGGCCAGATCGTTCTCGGCGCGCCGTTGCGCAGTGAGCCTGTCCTCGAGCGCTTTCTCCAGGGTGCGCGCGACCAGCCGGTTCTCCGGCTCGACCGCATCGAACTGACGCAGCGCCCGGTCGGCCTCGAACCGGGCACGTTCCACGGCGAGCTCGAACACGGCCAGCCGCCGACGATACTGATCCTCGGCCTCGGCGAGGGCCTGCGCGGTGGCGGCCAGCGCGGCCGGTTCGAGCACCGCGAACAGCTCCTCGAGCACGGTGTTCTCCAGCCGCCGGCCGCCGATGCTCTGGCAGCCCGGTTGACCGGTATACAGCTGCTGAGCCCGGGCGCACAGATAGCGCGGACTGTTCCCGCTCGGACCGGAGTAGCCGACCTGCATGATCCGTCCGCACCGCCCGCAGCGCAGCAGCCCTTGCAACAGCGCCGTGCCTTCCCGAGGCGCGCCACCGCCGTGACCGCGTGGGGGCC comes from Sporichthyaceae bacterium and encodes:
- a CDS encoding recombinase family protein, with translation MGVELREPAAPALLLSSQKITASHRGREAYVYVRQSTPSQVVTHTESLARQYELRERAVVLGWPARQVVVIDADLGRSGADATARLGFQELVADVGLGKVGIVLGMEVSRLARNNADWYQLLDLCALTDTLIADADGIYHPADFNDRLVLGLKGTMSEAELHLIRSRLTAGLKHKAARGELRQGLPVGLDYDADGKVVLSPDEAVREAITTVFRRFAELGSARQVLMSLREDGVLLPRRRNGDPRIRWAGATYPAVHDLLSNPTYAGAFVFGRTRTEKRVDPATGRVTTRVRLLPREQWEVLIPDHHPGFIDWTTYEANTARLRANWRPPRGHGGGAPREGTALLQGLLRCGRCGRIMQVGYSGPSGNSPRYLCARAQQLYTGQPGCQSIGGRRLENTVLEELFAVLEPAALAATAQALAEAEDQYRRRLAVFELAVERARFEADRALRQFDAVEPENRLVARTLEKALEDRLTAQRRAENDLATQQARRPVALTDTELAWLSRAGADVRAIFDAPSTTSIERKQLLRAVIAEIGLTVHRETHIANLRIIWQGGAVTEVAMPMTRTGQHTRTTSEDTIALVQRLTSDYDDRSIAAILAKQGRRTSTGLSWTQTRVKSLRVSRGIPAYQPATGSKDVGASGEDVVVVSISAAEKMLGVSRVTLYRWLRDGFIVGEQLTPHAPWRIRIDQALRDRVRPEAPEGWLSLDQAAEALGVARQTVLHKVQRGELAAIHVNRGRRKGLRIQVKPDQPGLFDTPR